A genomic region of Colletotrichum destructivum chromosome 1, complete sequence contains the following coding sequences:
- a CDS encoding Putative histone acetyltransferase HAT1, acyl-CoA N-acyltransferase, histone acetyl transferase HAT1, with product MAETDEWSANATESLNISLIAPALGATKTIASFNPRFTYSIFGDDERIFGYKDLKIDLRYRTFDMRPNVKVFYGKKFQSVGETEAADVDAILKEHLPLVAFQSAREFNSGAQSQPDGWTPPGALHSSFEAQDGTYEVWKGSLADPAVRQIVTRVEALVPMFIEGGSYISREINNEEDPWKVPEDANRWTVFLLYRKQASAETSDKSSYTFVGYATVYRFFCFRPPTPPSSEWDLPKEEFDLLEELPCRSRLSQFLVLPPFQGKGIGARLYKTIFEHYYNKPQTLELTVEDPNEAFDDMRDLADLTFLRSLPEFGNVKINTSIALPNPPSGTVPKDLVDQELLGTLRQKTKIVERQFKRLVEMQTMSQLPASVKVGFGEEQKARPTKEESHHYRLWQLFVKQRLYRQNADVLGQLDQSERLEKLNEALSSVELEYARLLDWHARWEKNVAAASAAGTEDTGSKRKSVDSAEDQGASKKVRIEDA from the exons ATGGCTGAGACTGATGAGT GGTCGGCGAACGCCACCGAGTCACTCAATATTAGCCTGATCGCTCCTGCTCTCGGGGCCACGAAGACGATTGCTTCCTTTAATCCCAGGTTCACCTACTCCATCTttggcgacgatgagcgCATTTTTGGATACAAGGACCTCAAGATCGACCTGCGCTATCGCACCTTTGACATGCGACCGAACGTCAAGGTGTTCTACGGCAAGAAGTTCCAGTCTGTTGGCGAGACCGAGGCTGCGGATGTTGATGCTATACTGAAGGAGCACCTGCCGCTAG TCGCCTTTCAGTCTGCACGCGAATTCAACTCGGGTGCTCAGAGCCAACCTGACGGCTGGACCCCTCCTGGCGCCCTCCATTCTAGCTTCGAGGCCCAGGATGGTACATACGAGGTATGGAAGGGTAGCCTTGCGGACCCTGCTGTTCGCCAGATCGTCACCCGCGTCGAGGCTCTCGTTCCCATGTTCATTGAGGGAGGATCATACATCTCCCGCGAGATAAACAACGAAGAGGACCCCTGGAAGGTCCCCGAGGACGCCAACAGGTGGACTGTCTTCTTACTCTATCGCAAACAAGCGTCGGCAGAGACGAGTGACAAGTCATCATACACCTTCGTCGGCTACGCGACTGTCTACCGCTTCTTTTGCTTCCGCCCGCCGACCCCTCCCTCGTCCGAATGGGATCTGCCAAAGGAGGAGTTTGACCTGCTTGAGGAGCTGCCCTGCCGCTCGCGGCTTTCCCAGTTCCTCGTCCTGCCGCCCTTCCAAGGCAAGGGCATTGGTGCTCGTCTGTATAAAACCATCTTTGAGCATTACTACAACAAACCGCAGACCTTAGAACTGACCGTAGAGGATCCCAACGAGGCCTTTGACGACATGCGCGACCTGGCCGACCTGACGTTCCTGCGATCGCTGCCAGAGTTCGGCAACGTCAAGATCAACACCAGCATCGCCCTCCCCAACCCTCCCAGCGGCACCGTCCCCAAGGATCTGGTCGACCAAGAGCTTCTTGGAACACTGCGCCAGAAGACAAAGATTGTAGAGCGTCAGTTTAAGCGCCTGGTCGAGATGCAGACCATGTCTCAGCTGCCCGCGTCTGTGAAGGTTGGATTCGGcgaggagcagaaggccAGGCCGACAAAGGAGGAGAGCCACCACTACCGCCTGTGGCAGCTGTTCGTCAAGCAGCGCCTGTACCGCCAGAATGCCGATGTTCTTGGCCAGTTGGACCAGTCGGAGCGTTTGGAGAAGCTCAACGAGGCCCTGAGCagcgtcgagctcgagtaCGCCAGACTGCTCGATTGGCACGCTCGCTGGGAGAAAAACGTGGCGGCTGCCTCTGCTGCCGGTACCGAGGACACCGGCAGCAAGCGCAAGTCGGTAGACAGCGCCGAGGACCAGGGTGCGAGCAAGAAGGTCCGTATCGAGGATGCCTAG
- a CDS encoding Putative zinc/iron permease: MGGLLLLLLLSAVMALASFFAGSLPLAIALTQSQLRLISSVGVGILVGTSMIVIIPEGIEAVTTTGGHSHAKRSLLDAAGKQGILGVRWAAGDNVPQVATAAGSTRMEEELHALAHDAEVVPTLRSREEQDEHGHDQDNDHDHNHDDDQPQKSAPGPEPHHNEENHNEVPTFYIGLSMILGFVLMFLIDRLPRHATDRMQSEPQMRHVSLDNLGGSASIGGEETEGFLGTLAPPPKQSRSLATTIGLVIHAAADGIAMGASTSTSNTKLGLIIFVAIMVHKAPAAFGLTSVLLKQGLSKRTARGHLIVFSLAAPFGALSTWAIIRILGGGNFEGESGQWWTGMLLLFSAGTFLFVAMHAMQEDGSSPKHEHSGMNGYSEGGSVQRGQQQPQMRDTFATVAGMLLPLLTQFGHHH, from the exons ATGGGAGGGCTACTGTTGCTGCTCTTGCTGAGC GCGGTAATGGCCTTGGC GTCCTTCTTCGCCGGTTCATTACCACTCGCCATAGCCCTCACTCAGTCGCAACTTCGCTTGATATCCAGCGTGGGCGTCGGCATCTTGGTTGGAACATCCATGATTGTGATTATACCCGAAGGCATTGAAGCTGTCACAACAACTGGTGGACACTCGCATGCTAAAAGGAGCTTGCTGGATGCGGCAGGCAAGCAAGGGATTCTCGGTGTGCGGTGGGCGGCAGGCGACAACGTCCCACAAGTAGCAACCGCCGCAGGGTCTacgaggatggaggaggagctccatgccctcgcccacgatgccgaggtcgTTCCAACGCTGCGCAGTCGAGAGGAGCAAGACGAACACGGCCATGACCAAGACAACGACCACGACCAcaaccacgacgacgaccagccTCAGAAGAGCGCCCCAGGCCCCGAACCCCACCATAACGAAGAAAATCACAACGAGGTGCCGACGTTCTACATCGGTCTGTCCATGATTCTCGGCTTTGTCCTCATGTTCTTAATCGACAGACTGCCACGGCACGCGACGGACCGGATGCAGTCCGAGCCGCAGATGCGCCACGTCAGCCTGGATAACCTGGGCGGGTCAGCGAGTATCGGTGGCGAGGAGACGGAAGGCTTCCTCGGCACCCTGGCGCCTCCGCCGAAGCAGTCACGAAGCCTCGCAACAACGATTGGTCTGGTCATCCACGCCGCGGCAGACGGCATCGCTATGGgagcgtcgacctcgacatccaATACCAAGCTGGGGTTGATCATCTTTGTCGCCATCATGGTGCACAAGGCTCCAGCAGCGTTTGGGTTGACATCGGTTCTCCTCAAGCAGGGGCTATCGAAGCGGACGGCGCGGGGGCACCTCATCGTCTTTAGTCTGGCTGCGCCTTTCGGGGCTCTCAGCACGTGGGCGATTATCAGGatcctgggcggcggcaactttGAGGGGGAGTCGGGTCAGTGGTGGACCGGCATGCTTCTGCTCTTCTCCGCCGGAACTTTCCT TTTTGTCGCGATGCATGCCATGCAGGAAGACGGCAGCTCCCCGAAGCATGAACACAGTGGGATGAACGGCTACTCGGAAGGAGGCAGCGTTCAGCgaggacagcagcagccgcagaTGCGTGATACCTTTGCGACGGTTGCCGGCATGCTCCTGCCTCTCCTCACGCAGTTTGGACACCACCATTGA